A single region of the Brassica rapa cultivar Chiifu-401-42 chromosome A03, CAAS_Brap_v3.01, whole genome shotgun sequence genome encodes:
- the LOC103858570 gene encoding ubiquitin carboxyl-terminal hydrolase 9, whose amino-acid sequence MTIANSTDFMVENAVCDFPSTPEEERRIVSELTTESEDNLKEGNLYFVISKRWYTRWEKYVEQPTTNGCESPRPGPIENSDIIENTTSSDDPQLRRLLVEGEHYVLVPQQVWNRLAEWYSGGPPIPRKLICQGFYSRSFSVEVYPLCLLLTDARDDSITAIRLGKQASIKELYEKVCAMTEVSQEKAHIWDYFGKRKGQLLDPSSNKSLEESSLHMDQDILLEVDGSSSSHIAMSSAGNELALVPLEPSRSLVTIAGGPTLSNGHSTTSKFSLFPRITSEDDGCDSLSILGKGERGGLAGLSNLGNTCFMNSALQCLAHTPPIIEYFLQDYSEDINRDNPLGMCGELAIAFGELLKKLWSSGRNAVAPRSFKTKLARFAPQFSGYNQHDSQELLAFLLDGLHEDLNKVKRKPYIELKDSDSRPDEEVAEELWNYHKARNDSVIVNVCQGQYKSTLICPVCGKISITFDPFMYLSLPLPSTLTRQITVTLFYCDGSHLPMPYTVTVPKYGSCRDLITALGTACCLTNDESLLLAEIYDHKVFRYFENPLESLNLIKDDEHIVAYRMKQMQKGSGKAKLEILHGGQERAVLESVRGRDVKLFGTPFVTYVNTERLSGPDIDAVISGFLSPLHRVQASSKIHNGVENGHLPNADTVEASGSITSPDTEIEDACDRELSFRIFLTDERGLDFKPLKSDSSLKPGIVTRVLVEWNEGEHENYDSSYLNDLPEVHKTSFSAKKTRQEAISLFSCLEAFLAEEPLGPDDMWFCPGCKEHRQANKKLDLWKLPDILVFHLKRFTYSRYLKNKIETFVDFPINDLDLSKYVKNKNGQSYLYELYAVSNHYGGLGGGHYTAYAKLIDDNKWHHFDDSHVSSVNESEIKNSAAYVLFYRRVGSKIESQTAEVSMADMD is encoded by the exons ATGACGATCGCGAACTCGACAGATTTCATGGTTGAAAACGCCGTCTGCGATTTCCCCTCTACTCCGGAGGAAGAGCGACGCATCGTCTCTGAGCTCACCACCGAGTCTGAGGATAATCTCAAGGAAGGAAACTTGTACTTCGTCATCTCCAAAAG GTGGTACACAAGGTGGGAGAAGTATGTTGAGCAACCAACAACAAACGGATGTGAATCTCCCAGGCCTGGCCCCATTGAAAACAGTGATATTATCGAGAACACTACTAGTAGTGATGATCCACAGCTTCGTAGATTGCTCGTGGAAGGGGAACACTACGTTCTTGTTCCTCAACAAGTTTGGAATAGACTTGCTGAATG GTATAGCGGAGGTCCTCCAATACCAAGGAAGCTGATCTGTCAAGGGTTTTACAGTAGGAGTTTTAGTGTTGAGGTTTACCCACTCTGCCTTTTGTTGACTGATGCAAGAGATGATAGTATCACTGCAATACGGTTGGGCAAACAG GCCTCTATAAAGGAGCTTTATGAGAAGGTTTGTGCTATGACTGAGGTATCACAAGAAAAG GCTCACATCTGGGATTACTTCGGTAAGAGGAAAGGCCAGCTATTGGATCCTTCATCTAACAAGAGTCTCGAAGAGTCCAGCCTTCACATGGACCAAGAT ATTCTTCTTGAAGTTGATGGGTCCTCGTCATCTCATATTGCTATGAGCTCGGCAGGAAATGAGCTAGCTCTGGTACCTCTGGAACCTTCAAGATCGCTTGTTACAATTGCTGGTGGCCCAACCTTATCTAATGGTCATTCCACCACGTCCAAGTTTAGTCTCTTTCCGAGAATCACTTCTGAAGATGATGGCTGCGATTCTTTGAGTATTCTTGGAAAAGGAGAGAGGGGAGGATTAGCAGGATTGAGTAATTTGGGAAACACCTGCTTTATGAACAGCGCCCTTCAGTGTTTGGCACACACACCTCCGATAATTGAATACTTCTTGCAAGATTACAGTGAAGACATAAATAGAGACAACCCTTTGGGAATGTGT GGTGAGCTTGCTATCGCGTTTGGTGAATTGTTGAAGAAATTATGGTCATCAGGAAGGAATGCAGTTGCGCCGCGCTCTTTTAAGACAAAACTGGCTAGATTTGCTCCACAGTTTAGTGGCTACAATCAACATGATTCTCAA GAACTGCTTGCTTTCTTATTAGATGGGCTGCATGAAGATTTGAATAAGGTGAAACGAAAACCATACATTGAACTTAAAGATTCTGACAGTCGTCCAGATGAAGAAGTTGCTGAAGAGCTTTGGAACTATCATAAGGCCCGGAATGATTCTGTAATAGTTAACGTCTGCCAA GGACAATACAAGTCAACTCTGATTTGTCCAGTTTGTGGAAAAATATCAATCACTTTTGACCCCTTCATGTACTTGTCTTTACCTTTGCCATCAACACTTACGCGGCAAATAACAGTTACGCTGTTTTATTGCGATGGAAGTCATCTTCCGATGCCATACACTGTAACAGTACCTAAATATGGATCATGTAGAGATCTTATTACTGCGTTAGGTACTGCTTGTTGCTTAACCAATGATGAGAGCCTTTTACTTGCAGAG ATTTATGACCACAAGGTCTTCAGATATTTCGAGAATCCCCTCGAGTCGCTGAATTTGATAAAAGATGATGAGCATATTGTGGCGTATCGGATGAAGCAGATGCAGAAAGGATCTGGAAAAGCAAAACTTGAAATCCTTCATGGAGGGCAGGAAAG GGCTGTTCTGGAGAGTGTTAGAGGCAGAGACGTGAAGCTTTTTGGGACTCCTTTTGTCACTTACGTCAACACAGAACGACTAAGTGGACCTGACATCGATGCAGTGATCTCTGGATTTCTGTCCCCGCTACACAGGGTTCAAGCCTCATCTAAGATTCACAACGGTGTAGAAAATGGCCACCTTCCTAATGCTGATACTGTCGAGGCATCCGGAAGTATAACATCCCCAGATACTGAGATAGAGGATGCATGTGATAGAGAGTTATCCTTCAGGATATTTTTGACAGATGAGCGTGGTTTGGACTTCAAACCACTTAAGTCTGATTCTTCTCTGAAACCTGGTATCGTTACAAGGGTTTTAGTCGAGTGGAATGAGGGTGAGCATGAAAATTACGATTCCAGCTACTTAAATGACCTTCCAGAAGTTCATAAAACAAGTTTTTCTGCAAAAAAGACAAGGCAAGAAGCGATATCTCTGTTTTCGTGCTTGGAAGCCTTCTTAGCAGAGGAGCCTTTGGGACCAGATGACATGTG GTTTTGTCCGGGATGCAAAGAGCACAGACAAGCGAACAAAAAGCTTGACCTGTGGAAGCTACCAGATATACTCGTGTTCCATTTAAAACGGTTCACATATAGCAGGTATCTCAAGAACAAGATTGAAACGTTTGTGGACTTCCCAATAAACGATCTTGACTTGAGCAAGTACGTGAAAAACAAGAATGGCCAGTCCTACTTATATGAGCTGTATGCAGTGAGCAACCATTACGGTGGACTTGGTGGTGGCCACTACACTGCCTACGCCAAG TTGATTGATGACAACAAATGGCATCATTTCGACGACAGTCACGTTTCATCCGTAAATGAATCTGAAATCAAAAACTCAGCGGCCTATGTTCTGTTCTACCGAAGAGTTGGAAGTAAAATAGAGTCACAGACAGCCGAGGTGTCGATGGCTGATATGGATTAG
- the LOC103858571 gene encoding polyadenylate-binding protein-interacting protein 12 isoform X1, whose product MTVADNVGAGTEAVAISPSPPSSITSQGSGVSTNDDQGGEIGSHVERSDGGESLKQRDMRELQELLSKLNPMAEEFVPPSMNKQGGVNGFNGVNGGFFTVAGSFLPNNGFGAAGYFPVNEDGGFRRKKPFGQQGKRRMNPRTSMAQREDIIRRTVYVSDIDQQVTEEQLAGLFIGFGQVVDCRICGDPNSVLRFAFIEFTDEGGARAALNLSGTMLGFYPVKVMPSKTAIAPVNPTFLPRSEDEREKCARTIYCTNIDKKVTQTDIKLFFEAVCGEVHHLRLLGDYHHPTRIGFVEFVMAESAITALNCSGVIVGSLPIRVSPSKTPVRSRAVPRQQMH is encoded by the exons ATGACGGTCGCTGACAACGTCGGAGCTGGTACGGAGGCTGTTGCGATCTCGCCGTCGCCGCCGTCTTCCATCACCAGCCAAGGATCAGGAGTCTCTACCAACGACGATCAGGGTGGTGAGATCGGATCACACGTGGAGAGATCTGACGGCGGAGAGAGCTTGAAGCAGCGTGACATGAGAGAGCTCCAGGAGCTTTTGTCTAAGCTTAACCCCATGGCTGAAGAGTTCGTCCCTCCTTCAATGAACAAGCAAGGAGGAGTTAACGGGTTTAACGGCGTTAACGGTGGTTTCTTCACCGTCGCTGGCTCTTTCCTTCCCAACAATGGGTTTGGTGCTGCCGGTTATTTCCCCGTCAACGAAGACGGCGGCTTTAGAAGG AAGAAGCCGTTCGGACAACAAGGGAAACGGAGGATGAATCCTCGGACAAGCATGGCTCAGCGTGAAGACATCATCCGAAGAACTGTCTATGTGTCTGATATTGACCAACAG GTCACTGAGGAGCAGCTTGCTGGTCTGTTCATCGGCTTTGGACAG GTTGTTGACTGTCGCATTTGCGGTGACCCAAACTCAGTGCTTAGGTTTGCTTTCATCGAGTTCACTGATGAAG GGGGTGCAAGAGCTGCGCTGAACTTGTCTGGGACGATGCTGGGATTCTATCCTGTAAAGGTTATGCCGTCCAAAACAGCTATTGCACCTGTTAACCCCACTTTCTTGCCAAGG AGTGAAGATGAGCGTGAGAAGTGTGCGAGAACCATCTACTGCACTAACATCGACAAGAAG GTGACTCAAACGGACATAAAGCTCTTTTTTGAGGCTGTGTGTGGAGAGGTGCATCATCTGAGGCTTCTGGGAGATTATCATCATCCAACTAGAATTGGTTTCGTTGAGTTTGTCATG GCTGAAAGCGCAATAACTGCTCTCAACTGCAGTGGCGTCATTGTTGGTTCTTTACCGATAAG GGTGAGTCCGTCAAAGACACCTGTTCGTTCCCGTGCTGTCCCGCGACAACAAATGCATTGA
- the LOC103858571 gene encoding polyadenylate-binding protein-interacting protein 12 isoform X2 codes for MTVADNVGAGTEAVAISPSPPSSITSQGSGVSTNDDQGGEIGSHVERSDGGESLKQRDMRELQELLSKLNPMAEEFVPPSMNKQGGVNGFNGVNGGFFTVAGSFLPNNGFGAAGYFPVNEDGGFRRKPFGQQGKRRMNPRTSMAQREDIIRRTVYVSDIDQQVTEEQLAGLFIGFGQVVDCRICGDPNSVLRFAFIEFTDEGGARAALNLSGTMLGFYPVKVMPSKTAIAPVNPTFLPRSEDEREKCARTIYCTNIDKKVTQTDIKLFFEAVCGEVHHLRLLGDYHHPTRIGFVEFVMAESAITALNCSGVIVGSLPIRVSPSKTPVRSRAVPRQQMH; via the exons ATGACGGTCGCTGACAACGTCGGAGCTGGTACGGAGGCTGTTGCGATCTCGCCGTCGCCGCCGTCTTCCATCACCAGCCAAGGATCAGGAGTCTCTACCAACGACGATCAGGGTGGTGAGATCGGATCACACGTGGAGAGATCTGACGGCGGAGAGAGCTTGAAGCAGCGTGACATGAGAGAGCTCCAGGAGCTTTTGTCTAAGCTTAACCCCATGGCTGAAGAGTTCGTCCCTCCTTCAATGAACAAGCAAGGAGGAGTTAACGGGTTTAACGGCGTTAACGGTGGTTTCTTCACCGTCGCTGGCTCTTTCCTTCCCAACAATGGGTTTGGTGCTGCCGGTTATTTCCCCGTCAACGAAGACGGCGGCTTTAGAAGG AAGCCGTTCGGACAACAAGGGAAACGGAGGATGAATCCTCGGACAAGCATGGCTCAGCGTGAAGACATCATCCGAAGAACTGTCTATGTGTCTGATATTGACCAACAG GTCACTGAGGAGCAGCTTGCTGGTCTGTTCATCGGCTTTGGACAG GTTGTTGACTGTCGCATTTGCGGTGACCCAAACTCAGTGCTTAGGTTTGCTTTCATCGAGTTCACTGATGAAG GGGGTGCAAGAGCTGCGCTGAACTTGTCTGGGACGATGCTGGGATTCTATCCTGTAAAGGTTATGCCGTCCAAAACAGCTATTGCACCTGTTAACCCCACTTTCTTGCCAAGG AGTGAAGATGAGCGTGAGAAGTGTGCGAGAACCATCTACTGCACTAACATCGACAAGAAG GTGACTCAAACGGACATAAAGCTCTTTTTTGAGGCTGTGTGTGGAGAGGTGCATCATCTGAGGCTTCTGGGAGATTATCATCATCCAACTAGAATTGGTTTCGTTGAGTTTGTCATG GCTGAAAGCGCAATAACTGCTCTCAACTGCAGTGGCGTCATTGTTGGTTCTTTACCGATAAG GGTGAGTCCGTCAAAGACACCTGTTCGTTCCCGTGCTGTCCCGCGACAACAAATGCATTGA